The following proteins come from a genomic window of Tenebrio molitor chromosome 9, icTenMoli1.1, whole genome shotgun sequence:
- the Mhc gene encoding myosin heavy chain, muscle isoform X18 — MPKPVVQEGDDPDPTPYLFVSLEQKRIDQTKPYDAKKSCWVPDEKEGFVLGEIKGTKGDLVTVGLPGGEEKNFKKDQVTQVNPPKYEKAEDMSNLTYLNDASVLHNLKQRYYNQLIYTYSGLFCVAINPYKRFPVYTNRCAKLYRGKRRNEVPPHIFAISDGAYVNMLTNHENQSMLITGESGAGKTENTKKVIAYFATVGASSKKTEEQSKKGNLEDQVVQTNPVLEAFGNAKTVRNDNSSRFGKFIRIHFGPTGKLAGADIETYLLEKARVISQQSLERSYHIFYQIMSGAVPGLKEMALLSNNINDYYFVSQGKTTIPHVDDAEELQITDQAFDVLGFTQEEKDNIYRITASVMHMGCMKFKQRGREEQAECDGTEEGERVAKLLGVEAPALYNALCKPRIKVGAEFVTQGRNVNQVSYSVGAMSKAMFDRVFKYLVKKCNETLDTKQKRQHFIGVLDIAGFEIFDYNGFEQLCINFTNEKLQQFFNHHMFVLEQEEYKKEGIQWTFIDFGMDLLACIDLIEKPMGILSILEEESMFPKATDKTFEEKLNTNHLGKSPNFLKPKPPKPGQQAAHFAIGHYAGNVPYNITGWLEKNKDPLNDTVVDLFKKGTNKLLVDIFADHPGQSGAPDAGGGKGRGKKGGGFATVSSAYKEQLNNLMATLRSTQPHFVRCIIPNELKQPGVIDSHLVMHQLTCNGVLEGIRICRKGFPNRMVYPDFKLRYKILNPVAVTKEPDPQKCAGFILEATGLDSDLYRLGHTKVFFRAGVLGQMEELRDERLGKIVTWMQSWVRGYLSRKEFKKLQEQRLALQVCQRNLRKYLKLRTWPWYKLWQKVKPLLNVTRIEDEIAKLEEKAAKAQEAYEREAKAKKELEGLYSKLLAEKTDLLSSLEGEKGSLSEVQERANKLQAQKSDLESQLSETQDRLSQEEDARNQLTQQKKKLEQEISGYKKDIEDIELNLQKSEQDKATKDHQIRNLNDEIAHQDELINKLNKEKKLSGESSQKIAEELQAAEDKVNHLNKVKAKLEQTLDELEDSLEREKKLRGDVEKSKRKVEGDLKLTQEAVADLERNKKELEQTIQRKDKEISSLTAKLEDEQSVVGKLQKQIKELQARIEELEEEVEAERQARAKAEKQRADLARELEELGERLEEAGGATSAQIELNKKREAELAKLRRDLEESNIQHEGTLANLRKKHNDAVSEMGEQIDQLNKLKAKAEKEKAAYFGELNDLRASVDHLANEKAAVEKVSKQLQQQLNDVQGKLDETNRTLNDFDAAKKKLSIENSDLLRQLEEAESQVSQLSKIKVSLTTQLEDTKRLADEEGRERATLLGKFRNLEHDLDNIREQVEEEAEAKADIQRQLSKSNAEAQLWRQKYESEGIARSEELEEAKRKLQARLAEAEETIESLNQKVVALEKTKQRLTTEVEDLQIEVDRANAIASAAEKKQKAFDKIIGEWKLKVDDLAAELDASQKECRNYSTELFRLKGAYEEGQEQLEAVRRENKNLADEVKDLLDQIGEGGRNIHEIEKARKRLEAEKDELQAALEEAEAALEQEENKVLRSQLELSQVRQEIDRRIQEKEEEFENTRKNHQRALDSMQASLEAEAKGKAEALRMKKKLEADINELEIALDHANKANAEAQKTIKRYQQQLKDTQTALEEEQRARDEAREQLGISERRANALQNELEESRTLLEQADRARRQAEQELGDAHEQLNDLSAQNSSLSAAKRKLETELQTLHSDLDELLNEAKNSEEKAKKAMVDAARLADELRAEQDHAQTQEKLRKALETQIKDLQVRLDEAEANALKGGKKLIQKLEQRVRELENELDSEQRRHADAQKNLRKSERRIKELSFQAEEDRKNHERMQDLVDKLQQKIKTYKRQIEEAEEIAALNLAKFRKAQQELEEAEERADLAEQAIAKFRAKGRGGSAARGGSPAPPRQRPQLDGLTFPPRFDLAPENEF, encoded by the exons ATGCCTAAACCAGTGGTCCAAGAGGGGGACGATCCAGATCCGACCCCGTACTTGTTCGTTTCTCTTGAACAGAAACGTATCGACCAGACCAAGCCCTACGATGCCAAGAAATCATGCTGGGTCCCGGACGAAAAGGAGGGTTTCGTACTTGGTGAGATCAAGGGGACGAAGGGCGATCTCGTCACCGTCGGACTCCCCGGCGGAGAG GAGAAGAACTTCAAGAAGGACCAAGTGACCCAAGTCAACCCGCCCAAATACGAGAAAGCTGAGGATATGTCCAATTTGACATACCTCAACGACGCTTCCGTATTGCATAATCTCAAGCAAAGATACTATAACCAACTTATCTAT ACTTACTCTGGTCTTTTCTGCGTCGCTATCAACCCCTACAAGCGCTTCCCCGTCTACACCAACCGCTGCGCCAAGTTGTACCGTGGCAAGAGGCGTAATGAAGTCCCACCCCATATCTTCGCCATTTCTGACGGTGCCTACGTTAACATGTTGACCA ACCACGAGAATCAATCTATGTTGATTAC TGGTGAGTCTGGTGCCGGAAAAACTGAGAACACGAAGAAGGTAATTGCCTACTTCGCCACTGTCGGCGCTTCATCTAAGAAAACTGAAGAACAATCCAAGAAGGGTAACTTGGAAGATCAGGTCGTACAAACTAACCCTGTACTTGAAGCCTTCGGTAACGCCAAGACCGTGCGTAATGACAACTCTTCACGTTTC GGTAAATTCATCCGTATCCACTTCGGTCCAACTGGTAAACTGGCCGGTGCTGATATTGAGACTT ATCTACTCGAGAAAGCTCGTGTCATCTCCCAACAGTCCCTGGAGAGATCCTACCACATCTTCTACCAGATCATGTCTGGTGCCGTCCCTGGACTTAAGG AAATGGCTTTACTCTCTAACAACATCAATGACTACTACTTCGTCAGTCAGGGTAAAACCACAATTCCCCACGTTGATGATGCTGAAGAACTCCAAATCACCGAC CAAGCCTTCGACGTTCTGGGTTTCACCCAAGAGGAGAAGGACAACATCTACAGAATCACTGCCTCTGTAATGCACATGGGTTGCATGAAGTTCAAACAAAGAGGTCGTGAAGAGCAGGCTGAATGTGACGGTACCGAG GAAGGTGAACGCGTCGCCAAACTGTTGGGTGTTGAAGCCCCCGCTTTGTACAACGCTCTTTGCAAGCCCAGGATCAAGGTCGGTGCCGAGTTCGTCACCCAGGGTCGTAATGTCAACCAGGTCTCCTATTCCGTGGGTGCCATGTCGAAGGCCATGTTCGACAGGGTTTTCAAATATCTCGTCAAGAAGTGTAACGAGACCCTTGACACCAAACAGAAGAGACAGCACTTCATCGGTGTACTGGATATCGCCGGTTTCGAAATCTTCGAC TACAACGGTTTTGAACAACTGTGTATTAACTTTACCAATGAGAAACTTCAACAATTCTTTAACCATCACATGTTCGTACTCGAGCAAGAAGAGTACAAGAAAGAGGGTATCCAATGGACATTTATTGATTTTGGCATGGATTTGTTAGCCTGTATTGATTTGATTGAAAAG CCTATGGGTATCTTGTCCATCCTTGAAGAAGAGTCTATGTTCCCCAAGGCCACTGACAAGACTTTTGAGGAGAAATTGAACACCAACCACTTGGGCAAATCTCCCAACTTCTTGAAGCCCAAACCACCAAAGCCTGGCCAACAAGCTGCTCACTTCGCCATCGGCCATTACGCCGGCAAC GTACCCTACAATATCACCGGTTGGTTGGAGAAGAACAAGGACCCCTTGAACGACACCGTGGTCGACTTGTTCAAGAAGGGCACCAACAAACTCTTGGTGGACATCTTCGCGGATCATCCTGGTCAATCTGGTGCTCCCGATGCTGGTGGCGGCAAGG GTCGTGGTAAGAAGGGAGGTGGTTTTGCTACTGTATCTTCAGCCTACAAG GAACAATTGAACAACTTGATGGCCACCTTGCGCTCTACCCAGCCGCATTTCGTCCGTTGCATCATTCCCAATGAATTGAAACAGCCCGGAGTCATCGACTCTCATCTTGTCATGCACCAGCTGACTTGCAACGGTGTACTTGAAGGAATTCGTATTTGCAGAAAAGGTTTCCCCAACAGGATGGTTTACCCCGACTTCAAACTTCG TTACAAGATCTTGAACCCGGTAGCCGTTACCAAGGAACCCGATCCACAGAAATGTGCCGGTTTCATTTTGGAAGCCACAGGTCTCGATTCGGACCTTTACCGTTTAGGTCACACCAAG GTCTTCTTCCGCGCCGGTGTCCTGGGTCAAATGGAGGAGCTTCGCGACGAGCGTCTTGGCAAGATCGTCACCTGGATGCAATCTTGGGTACGCGGTTACCTCTCCAGGAAAGAGTTCAAGAAGTTGCAAGAACAGCGCTTGGCTCTCCAAGTGTGCCAGAGGAACTTGCGCAAGTACCTCAAGCTTCGCACCTGGCCCTGGTACAAGTTGTGGCAGAAAGTCAAGCCTCTCCTCAACGTCACCCGCATCGAGGATGAGATTGCG AAACTGGAGGAGAAAGCTGCCAAGGCCCAAGAAGCATACGAACGCGAGGCCAAAGCCAAGAAGGAATTGGAGGGACTCTACTCCAAACTCTTGGCAGAAAAGACTGATCTTCTCTCCTCTCTCGAAGGCGAAAAGGGATCCCTTTCCGAGGTCCAGGAGAGAGCCAACAAGCTCCAAGCCCAAAAGAGCGATCTTGAAAGTCAATTATCC GAAACTCAAGACCGTCTCAGCCAGGAGGAAGATGCACGCAACCAACTGACGCaacagaaaaagaaattggagCAAGAAATCTCCGGTTACAAGAAGGACATCGAAGATATTGAGCTCAACCTCCAGAAATCCGAGCAGGACAAAGCCACCAAGGACCACCAGATCAGAAACTTGAACGATGAGATCGCCCACCAAGATGAACTCATCAACAAGCTCAACAAGGAGAAGAAACTCTCCGGCGAGAGCAGCCAAAAGATCGCTGAGGAGCTCCAAGCCGCCGAAGACAAAGTCAATCACTTGAACAAAGTCAAGGCTAAGCTCGAGCAGACCCTCGACGAATTGGAGGACTCCCTCGAGCGCGAGAAGAAACTCCGCGGTGACGTGGAGAAGTCCAAGCGCAAGGTTGAAGGCGATCTCAAGCTGACCCAGGAAGCCGTGGCCGATCTCGAACGCAACAAGAAGGAACTCGAACAGACCATCCAACGCAAAGACAAGGAGATCTCATCTCTCACTGCCAAACTCGAAGACGAACAATCCGTTGTGGGCAAACTCCAGAAACAAATCAAGGAACTCCAGGCCAGGATCGAGGAACTCGAAGAGGAAGTCGAAGCCGAACGTCAAGCTCGCGCCAAGGCTGAGAAGCAACGCGCCGATTTGGCCAGGGAACTCGAGGAACTCGGCGAGCGTCTCGAGGAAGCCGGCGGTGCCACCTCCGCTCAAATCGAACTCAACAAGAAACGCGAAGCCGAACTTGCCAAACTCAGGAGGGACTTGGAAGAATCCAACATCCAACACGAAGGTACTCTCGCCAATCTCAGGAAGAAGCACAACGATGCCGTTTCCGAGATGGGTGAACAAATCGACCAACTCAACAAACTCAAGGCTAA GGCTGAAAAAGAAAAGGCTGCATACTTTGGGGAACTTAACGACCTCCGTGCCTCCGTCGACCATTTGGCTAACGAAAAG GCTGCCGTCGAAAAAGTATCTAAGCAACTCCAACAACAACTCAATGACGTCCAAGGCAAACTCGATGAAACCAACCGCACTCTCAACGACTTCGATGCCGCCAAGAAGAAGCTCTCCATCGAAAACTCTGACCTCCTCCGCCAACTCGAAGAAGCCGAATCTCAAGTCTCTCAACTCAGCAAGATCAAGGTCTCCCTCACCACCCAATTGGAAGACACCAAGAGGCTCGCCGACGAAGAAGGTCGCGAACGCGCCACTCTCCTCGGCAAATTCCGCAACTTGGAACACGACTTGGACAACATCCGCGAACAAGTTGAAGAGGAAGCCGAAGCTAAGGCCGACATCCAACGCCAACTCAGCAAGTCCAACGCTGAAGCTCAACTCTGGCGCCAGAAATACGAATCCGAAGGTATCGCCCGCTCTGAAGAACTCGAAGAGGCCAAGAGGAAACTCCAGGCCCGTCTCGCTGAAGCCGAAGAGACCATCGAGTCCCTCAACCAGAAGGTTGTAGCTTTGGAGAAGACCAAGCAGCGATTGACCACCGAAGTCGAAGATTTGCAAATCGAAGTCGACAGGGCTAACGCCATTGCCAGCGCTGCCGAGAAGAAACAGAAGGCCTTCGACAAGATCATCGGAGAATGGAAGCTCAAGGTTGACGATTTGGCCGCCGAGCTCGACGCCAGCCAGAAGGAATGCCGCAACTACTCCACCGAATTGTTCAGGCTCAAGGGAGCTTACGAAGAGGGACAGGAACAACTCGAAGCTGTCCGCCGCGAGAACAAGAACTTGGCCGACGAAGTCAAGGATCTCCTCGACCAAATCGGCGAAGGTGGCCGCAACATCCACGAGATCGAGAAGGCCAGGAAACGCTTGGAAGCCGAGAAAGACGAACTCCAAGCCGCCTTGGAGGAAGCCGAAGCCGCCCTCGAACAAGAAGAGAACAAAGTGTTGCGCAGCCAACTCGAGTTGTCTCAAGTCCGCCAAGAGATCgaccgccgcatccaagagaAAGAGGAGGAATTCGAAAACACCCGCAAGAATCATCAACGCGCTCTCGACTCCATGCAAGCCTCCCTCGAAGCCGAAGCCAAAGGCAAGGCTGAGGCTCTTCGCATGAAGAAGAAGTTGGAAGCCGACATCAACGAGCTCGAAATCGCCTTGGACCACGCCAACAAG GCCAACGCCGAGGCCCAGAAGACCATCAAGCGCTACCAACAACAGCTCAAGGACACCCAGACCGCCCTCGAGGAGGAACAACGTGCCCGCGACGAAGCCCGCGAACAACTCGGCATCTCTGAGCGCCGCGCCAACGCCCTCCAGAACGAACTCGAAGAGAGCCGCACTCTCTTGGAACAAGCCGACCGCGCTCGCCGCCAAGCCGAGCAAGAATTGGGTGACGCCCACGAGCAACTCAACGACCTGTCCGCCCAGAACTCGTCTCTCTCCGCTGCCAAGAGGAAACTCGAGACCGAGCTCCAGACCCTCCACTCTGACCTCGACGAACTCCTGAACGAGGCCAAGAACTCCGAAGAGAAGGCGAAGAAAGCCATGGTCGACGCCGCTCGTCTCGCCGACGAACTCCGCGCCGAACAAGACCACGCCCAGACCCAGGAGAAACTCCGCAAGGCTCTCGAGACCCAGATCAAGGATCTCCAAGTCCGTCTCGACGAGGCCGAAGCCAACGCCCTCAAGGGAGGCAAGAAGCTGATCCAGAAACTCGAACAGCGCGTCAGGGAGTTGGAGAACGAATTGGACAGCGAACAGAGGAGACACGCCGACGCCCAGAAGAACTTGAGGAAATCGGAGCGCCGCATCAAGGAGCTGAGCTTCCAAGCCGAGGAAGACCGCAAGAACCACGAACGCATGCAGGATCTCGTCGACAAGTTGCAACAAAAGATCAAGACCTACAAGAGGCAGATCGAGGAAGCCGAAGAAATCGCCGCCCTCAACTTGGCTAAATTCCGCAAGGCTCAACAGGAGTTGGAGGAAGCCGAGGAACGTGCCGACCTCGCTGAACAGGCCATCGCTAAATTCCGCGCGAAGGGACGTGGGGGATCCGCCGCCAGGGGAGGCAGCCCAGCG CCCCCGAGACAGCGCCCCCAATTAGACGGCCTTACCTTCCCACCAAGGTTCGACCTGGCTCCTGAAAACgaattctaa